One genomic segment of Mycolicibacterium chubuense NBB4 includes these proteins:
- a CDS encoding non-ribosomal peptide synthetase produces the protein MDRRGEALTPRQLDIWLAQETGRSGTEWQLGLFARIEGALNRDLFEQAIRLGLLEAEPIRAAFFQSGGQVFQEALDYSDVELPFFDLTDSPHAVEDARAIAATIQHTPMPLTQRLVKFALFQTRADEFYWFVCCHHIVIDGMSMGLMGRRIATIYTALLTDCAVPPAFFGSLRDLMDIESRYEASADYAADEAYWSSILSTVRDADVLYPDVTPTPDSHYPSTPIHLDPCALGGIKKTARALGARQSSLLTAACALMVQQLSSRGSQIILDFPVSRRVDARMKTLPGMVAGVVPLVLEGLPRSTVSDFCRHVDARMREALHHQRFPVTTLAGGNGLQPFEAYPDRVVLNFVPSRLSMNLAGVPGTATYTTFGPVDHFGLFFFGAGDQQAFCTAGAGLPFAGLAPADLADRLQRILLAVVREPNSKLSCLTSIAAGEREHLDAVGNRRALSRPAEPVSIPGLFAAQAARSPDAVAVVCGAQSMSYRELDERSTRLAHLLAKCGAGPGRTVALMLPRSAGAVVAILAVLKTGAAYVPIDPAHPSARIAFMVADAAPVAAITTAALADRFSGCELTVILHDDPRIETYPATPPTEPDPDDIAHIIYTSGTTGAPKGVAITHRNVTQLLGRANRHLPSRAWAQWHSYGFDASVEEIWAALIHGGRLVVVPEEMTGSPDELQRMLSTHQVGVLSQTPSATGVLEPERLASMALLVAGEACPADLVDRWAPGRVLINGYGPTETTICATRSAPLTAGSGTPPIGSPVEGAAVFVLDGWLRRVAVGVVGELYVAGRGVGLGYWRRPGLSASRFVACPFGEPGDRMYRTGDLVSWGADGQLKYFGRADEQVKIRGYRVELGDVRAALAGLDGVDQAVVIARDDDGGGPRLVGYVVESAAGAVDPAAARCVLAERLPGYMVPAAIVVLDSLPLTVNGKLDVRALPAPVYGDLARYRAPGSPVEELLATAFADVLGVSRVGVDDSFFDLGGDSLSAMRVIAAINTSLTTELTVRSLFDAPTVARLAPLTVPATRKQERLQVVDRPAVVPLSFSQTRLWFLDRFQGGSTAYNMPTAIDIRGPLDHQALAAALDDVIARHEVLRTVYPDADGVPQQSVRPPSAGMWRRGNSTVVPSTPRDIAAELTGLAHHRFDLSTEVPIRAQVYSLGPEHHVVGIVVHHIAFDGWSFAPMVRDVGEAYLARSHGDPPKWRPLPVQYVDFALWQRVRLGDVGDAGSVISRQVGFWRGVLAGLPERLGLPTDRPYPAVADQRGSRVAIEWPVEVQQGVRRVAARYQVTEFMVMAAGLAVVLSRLSASADVAVGFPIAGRTDPALDELIGFFVNTLVLRTDLSGDPSIADLLAQVRRRSLAAYEHQDVPFEVLVEQLNPTRSMTHHPLIQVMLAWQNLPGVVTDSTGLSLGELQVTQLPVDTHTARMDLTFSLAEHFTDTGAPAGIRGAVEYRTDIYDPPTIEALIHRYHRVLTTLTTQPESRLSAIDLLDTDEHTRWTELANLATLTEPCPPSRSVPQVIAGHALGTPEAVALCGAGRSLTYRELDETSNRLAHLLIGAGAGAGRCVAVLFHRCPEAVVAMLAVLKTGAAYLPIDPAHPDTRITYLLHDAAPMAAVTTTDLTDRLTGHDLTLIALDNTDLSRQPPTPPPPPAPEDIAYLIYTSGTTGTPKGVAVTHHNLLHLADSTPTTLPEPAVWTQCHSYSFDFSVWEIWAALLTGARLVIIDEDTTTSPTEFHHLLTREHVTVLTQTPSAVTALDPDGLDSVALLLGGETCPATVIDHWAPGRVLINAYGPTETTVYATLSPPLHPSTGAAPIGAPVPTAACLVLDPWLHPVPAGVVGDLYIAGRGVAAGYLGRPALTATRFLACPAGPPGTRMYRTGDLVSWRPDGQLHYHGRADDQLKIRGHRIEPAEIQAALTALPGVDHAAITTHTDGPTTRLLAYITETTPGTTNPTELRAQLAEQLPSYMVPAAVITLASLPMTVNGKLDTHALPAPEHQADRYRAPTDAVEEILAGIYAQVLGLDHVSIDDSFFDLGGDSILSMQVVARARAAGLTCRPRDIFTEHTIARLARIVETGSGRTGHVDHGVGEVTATPIMRWLHDINGPVDQFNQTMVIQAPAAVTPHDVATILQALLDHHPTLRMRAEDHADGWSLTIPEPETIDAGELLSTAEILSEEALVAARSRLNPATGTMVSALWATTTQQLALIVHHLAIDAVSWRILLEDLNIAWAHHHNGQPITLPAPGTSFRTWATQLTDHARTPAVLDTTPTWHHITTTPPALPPPDPARDTYATAGHLSVALDTETTRHLLTDVPAAFHAGVADVLLIAFALACSEFLGTASAPVGIDVEGHGRREELSPDLDLSRTIGWFTTKHPATLHTGGLPWHHIHSGDDALGPAIKHAKEQLRTQPHPLTYGLLRHLTSHSPLTNPDPTIGFNYLGRLTTTPTRDLWHIDHESTSAAGTVTATPMPLPHSVELTAGTIDGLDGPQLHTNWTWAPSILDDTQIARLSRLFLDALTGISTHVHHGGGGLTPTDITPTHLTQTHIDTLEQQLDIADILPLTPLQQGLLFHATTAGETTDLYAMQLDITLTGPMDPDRLHNAVQTVVSRHPNLVARFSDAYDEPIQIIPTHPAAPWQFVDLVPDCAGVDAACAAADDRPRAALTLPVPTVPALVDDQVERRCAAERSAVCDLARGPAFRTLLIRTAIDTHRFVLTNHHIVVDGWSLPILLREIFAGYYGQRLPAPGSFRRFVTWLAAQDTAAARAAWRDALAGFDTPTLVGPPGRLRIGRRGTATFDVPEDVTTGVGELARYCRTTVNTVLHGAWAQVLTWLTGQHDVVFGTAVSGRAADVAGAESMVGLLVNTVPVRATITPTTTVADLLAQLQTAYNHTLEHQHLALTEITHAAGHDRLFDTVFVFENYPMESGALLGNGLAITDIRGHESTHFPLAMIAQPGQRLRLRVEFDSEVFDTARVDKLLKRFTRVLSAMTADAGQL, from the coding sequence ATGGACCGTAGAGGCGAAGCGCTTACGCCACGACAACTGGATATCTGGCTCGCGCAAGAAACCGGACGGTCCGGGACGGAGTGGCAGCTCGGCCTCTTCGCACGGATCGAGGGGGCTCTGAACCGCGATTTGTTTGAGCAGGCAATAAGATTGGGCCTGCTCGAGGCTGAACCGATCCGCGCCGCATTCTTCCAATCGGGCGGGCAGGTGTTTCAGGAGGCCCTCGACTACTCCGATGTCGAATTGCCGTTCTTCGACCTGACAGACTCACCGCATGCGGTCGAGGACGCCCGCGCCATCGCCGCCACCATCCAGCACACACCGATGCCGCTGACCCAGAGGCTGGTGAAGTTCGCGCTGTTCCAGACCCGGGCGGACGAATTCTACTGGTTCGTCTGCTGCCATCACATCGTCATCGACGGCATGAGCATGGGTTTGATGGGACGCCGTATCGCGACGATCTACACGGCCCTGCTCACGGACTGCGCTGTGCCGCCCGCGTTCTTCGGATCGCTGCGAGACCTGATGGACATCGAGTCCCGCTATGAAGCCTCCGCCGACTACGCTGCCGATGAGGCGTATTGGAGCTCCATCCTCTCGACGGTCCGCGATGCCGATGTCCTCTACCCCGACGTCACCCCGACGCCGGACTCCCACTATCCCTCCACCCCAATACATCTGGATCCGTGCGCCCTCGGCGGCATCAAGAAGACCGCGCGCGCGCTGGGCGCGCGTCAGTCCTCGCTTTTGACTGCGGCATGTGCACTCATGGTGCAGCAGTTGAGTTCTCGCGGATCGCAGATCATTCTCGACTTTCCGGTGAGCAGACGTGTCGACGCCCGCATGAAGACACTTCCGGGGATGGTCGCCGGCGTGGTACCGCTCGTGCTGGAGGGCTTGCCCCGCTCGACAGTGTCGGACTTCTGCCGCCATGTCGACGCACGGATGCGCGAGGCACTGCACCATCAGCGCTTTCCCGTCACCACACTGGCGGGCGGCAACGGGTTGCAGCCCTTCGAGGCCTATCCGGATCGGGTGGTCTTGAACTTCGTGCCCTCCAGGCTCAGCATGAACCTCGCCGGCGTTCCCGGAACGGCTACATACACGACGTTCGGTCCGGTCGATCACTTCGGCCTCTTCTTCTTCGGCGCCGGCGATCAGCAGGCCTTCTGTACAGCCGGTGCCGGGCTGCCGTTCGCCGGCCTGGCGCCCGCCGACCTGGCCGACCGGCTCCAGCGCATTCTGCTCGCCGTGGTTCGCGAGCCGAACAGCAAGCTGTCGTGCCTGACGTCGATCGCGGCGGGCGAACGTGAACACCTCGATGCGGTGGGCAACAGGAGGGCACTGTCGCGGCCTGCCGAGCCGGTGTCCATTCCGGGGCTGTTCGCCGCTCAGGCCGCGCGCAGCCCCGACGCGGTCGCTGTGGTCTGCGGAGCGCAGTCGATGTCCTACCGCGAACTCGACGAGCGCTCCACTCGCCTCGCGCACCTCCTCGCCAAATGCGGTGCCGGACCGGGGCGGACGGTGGCGCTGATGTTGCCGCGCTCCGCCGGCGCGGTCGTGGCGATCCTCGCAGTGCTCAAGACCGGTGCCGCATATGTGCCGATCGACCCGGCGCATCCCAGCGCCAGGATCGCGTTCATGGTCGCCGACGCCGCACCGGTCGCCGCGATCACCACGGCGGCGCTGGCCGACCGGTTCTCCGGGTGCGAGCTGACCGTGATCCTTCATGACGATCCCCGCATCGAGACCTACCCAGCGACACCGCCGACGGAACCCGACCCCGACGACATCGCCCACATCATCTACACCTCGGGAACCACCGGTGCGCCCAAAGGCGTTGCGATCACGCATCGCAACGTCACGCAGCTACTAGGCCGGGCGAACCGGCATCTGCCCTCCCGCGCCTGGGCCCAGTGGCATTCCTACGGCTTCGACGCCTCGGTCGAGGAGATCTGGGCGGCGCTGATCCACGGTGGACGGCTGGTGGTGGTACCCGAGGAGATGACGGGCTCACCCGACGAGCTGCAGCGCATGCTGAGCACTCACCAGGTCGGCGTGTTGAGCCAGACGCCCTCGGCAACCGGCGTGCTCGAACCCGAGCGCCTCGCCTCGATGGCACTGCTCGTCGCCGGTGAGGCGTGTCCGGCCGATCTCGTGGACCGATGGGCGCCGGGCCGCGTGTTGATCAACGGTTACGGTCCCACCGAGACCACGATCTGCGCTACCAGAAGCGCTCCGCTGACTGCCGGGTCCGGCACGCCCCCCATCGGTTCGCCGGTGGAGGGCGCGGCGGTGTTCGTCCTCGACGGATGGTTGCGCAGGGTTGCGGTCGGTGTCGTCGGTGAGCTGTATGTCGCGGGTCGCGGTGTCGGCTTGGGGTATTGGCGCCGGCCGGGACTGAGCGCGTCGCGGTTCGTGGCGTGCCCCTTCGGCGAGCCCGGCGATCGGATGTATCGCACCGGGGACCTGGTGTCCTGGGGTGCCGACGGCCAGCTGAAGTATTTCGGGCGCGCCGACGAACAGGTCAAGATCCGCGGCTACCGGGTCGAACTCGGTGACGTCCGCGCAGCGCTGGCCGGCCTCGACGGTGTGGACCAGGCGGTCGTGATCGCCCGCGACGATGACGGCGGCGGACCGCGCCTGGTCGGCTACGTCGTCGAATCTGCCGCCGGCGCAGTGGATCCTGCTGCTGCCAGGTGCGTTCTGGCCGAACGGCTTCCGGGGTACATGGTGCCGGCCGCGATCGTAGTGCTGGACTCTTTGCCGTTGACGGTCAACGGCAAGCTCGACGTCCGGGCGCTGCCTGCGCCGGTATACGGCGATCTCGCCCGCTACCGCGCACCGGGATCGCCGGTGGAAGAGCTTCTGGCCACCGCCTTCGCAGACGTGCTCGGTGTCTCCCGCGTCGGTGTCGACGATTCGTTCTTCGATCTCGGTGGCGACTCACTGTCCGCGATGCGGGTCATCGCCGCCATCAACACGTCGTTGACCACCGAGCTGACAGTGCGCTCGTTGTTCGACGCGCCGACGGTCGCACGACTGGCACCGCTGACCGTGCCGGCGACACGCAAGCAGGAGCGACTGCAGGTCGTCGACCGACCGGCGGTGGTCCCGTTGTCGTTCTCCCAAACACGGTTGTGGTTCCTCGACAGATTTCAGGGCGGCTCGACCGCCTACAACATGCCGACGGCGATCGACATCCGCGGACCGCTGGATCATCAGGCGCTCGCCGCGGCCCTCGACGATGTGATCGCCCGACACGAAGTCCTCCGGACCGTCTACCCGGACGCGGACGGGGTGCCGCAGCAGTCCGTGCGGCCGCCCTCCGCGGGCATGTGGCGGCGAGGAAATTCGACAGTGGTGCCGTCGACGCCCAGGGATATCGCTGCCGAGTTGACCGGCCTTGCGCATCACCGATTCGACCTGTCCACCGAGGTTCCGATCCGGGCACAGGTCTATTCGCTCGGACCTGAACACCATGTCGTGGGAATCGTGGTGCACCACATCGCTTTCGATGGGTGGTCGTTCGCGCCTATGGTTCGCGACGTTGGCGAGGCATACCTGGCGAGGTCGCACGGCGACCCCCCGAAATGGCGTCCGTTGCCGGTGCAGTATGTGGATTTTGCGTTGTGGCAGCGGGTGCGGTTGGGGGATGTGGGTGATGCGGGCAGTGTGATTTCGCGGCAGGTGGGGTTTTGGCGGGGGGTGTTGGCGGGGTTGCCTGAGCGGTTGGGGTTGCCCACTGATCGGCCGTATCCGGCGGTGGCCGATCAGCGGGGGTCTCGGGTGGCGATTGAGTGGCCGGTGGAGGTGCAGCAGGGGGTGCGTCGGGTCGCGGCGCGGTATCAGGTGACCGAGTTCATGGTGATGGCGGCCGGGTTGGCGGTGGTGTTGTCCCGGCTCAGCGCCAGTGCGGATGTCGCGGTGGGGTTCCCGATCGCCGGGCGCACCGATCCCGCCCTCGATGAGTTGATCGGGTTCTTCGTCAACACCTTGGTACTGCGCACCGACCTCTCCGGTGATCCCAGCATCGCCGACCTGCTGGCCCAAGTCCGCCGCCGCAGCCTGGCCGCCTACGAACACCAGGACGTGCCCTTCGAAGTCCTCGTCGAACAACTCAACCCGACCCGCAGCATGACCCACCACCCCCTGATCCAGGTGATGCTGGCCTGGCAGAACCTGCCCGGTGTGGTCACCGATTCCACCGGCCTGTCCCTGGGTGAGCTGCAGGTCACCCAGCTGCCGGTCGACACCCACACCGCCCGCATGGACCTGACCTTCTCCCTGGCCGAACACTTCACCGACACCGGCGCACCCGCAGGCATCCGCGGCGCAGTCGAGTACCGCACCGACATCTACGACCCACCCACCATCGAAGCCCTGATCCACCGATACCACCGCGTCCTGACCACCCTCACCACCCAGCCGGAATCCCGGCTTTCTGCAATCGATCTGCTCGACACCGACGAACACACACGATGGACCGAGTTGGCGAACCTGGCCACCCTCACCGAACCCTGCCCGCCCTCCCGATCAGTACCGCAGGTCATCGCCGGGCACGCCCTGGGCACCCCGGAGGCAGTCGCGCTCTGCGGTGCCGGCCGCTCTCTGACCTATCGCGAACTCGACGAGACCTCCAACCGGTTGGCCCACCTCCTGATCGGCGCCGGCGCCGGGGCGGGCCGCTGTGTGGCGGTGTTGTTCCACCGCTGCCCCGAGGCGGTGGTGGCGATGCTGGCCGTCCTCAAAACCGGTGCGGCCTACCTGCCCATCGACCCCGCCCACCCCGACACCCGCATCACCTACCTGCTCCACGACGCCGCACCGATGGCCGCGGTCACCACCACCGACCTCACCGACCGACTGACCGGACACGACCTGACCCTCATCGCCCTCGACAACACCGACCTGAGCAGGCAGCCACCCACCCCGCCACCGCCGCCGGCACCTGAGGACATCGCCTACCTGATCTACACCTCGGGCACCACCGGCACCCCCAAAGGTGTTGCCGTCACCCACCACAACCTGCTGCACCTGGCCGACTCCACCCCCACCACCCTGCCCGAACCCGCGGTGTGGACCCAATGCCACTCCTACAGCTTCGACTTCTCGGTATGGGAGATCTGGGCCGCCCTGCTCACCGGCGCCCGCCTGGTCATCATCGACGAAGACACCACCACCTCCCCCACCGAGTTCCACCACCTACTCACCCGCGAACACGTCACCGTGCTCACCCAAACCCCCTCCGCGGTCACCGCACTAGACCCCGACGGCCTGGACTCGGTCGCCCTGCTGCTGGGCGGAGAAACCTGCCCCGCCACCGTCATCGACCACTGGGCCCCCGGGCGGGTGCTGATCAACGCCTACGGCCCCACCGAAACCACCGTCTACGCCACCCTGAGCCCACCCCTGCACCCCAGTACCGGCGCCGCCCCCATCGGCGCCCCCGTCCCCACCGCCGCCTGCCTGGTCCTCGACCCCTGGCTGCACCCCGTCCCGGCCGGGGTCGTCGGCGACCTCTACATCGCCGGGCGCGGCGTCGCCGCGGGCTACCTCGGCCGACCCGCGCTGACCGCCACCCGCTTTTTGGCCTGCCCCGCCGGCCCCCCCGGCACCCGCATGTACCGCACCGGCGACCTGGTCAGCTGGCGCCCCGACGGCCAACTGCACTACCACGGCCGCGCCGACGACCAACTCAAAATCCGCGGCCACCGCATCGAACCCGCCGAAATCCAAGCCGCCCTGACCGCCCTACCCGGCGTCGACCACGCCGCAATCACCACCCACACCGACGGACCCACCACCCGCCTACTCGCCTACATCACCGAAACCACCCCCGGCACAACCAATCCCACCGAGCTACGCGCCCAACTCGCCGAACAACTACCGTCCTACATGGTCCCCGCAGCGGTGATCACACTCGCGTCGCTACCGATGACCGTCAACGGCAAACTCGACACCCACGCCCTCCCCGCACCCGAGCACCAAGCGGACCGCTACCGCGCCCCCACCGACGCCGTCGAAGAAATCCTGGCCGGCATCTACGCCCAAGTCCTCGGCCTCGACCACGTCAGCATCGACGACTCCTTCTTCGACCTCGGCGGCGACAGCATCCTGTCCATGCAAGTCGTCGCCCGCGCCCGCGCCGCCGGCCTGACCTGCCGACCCCGCGACATCTTCACCGAACACACCATCGCCCGCCTCGCCCGCATCGTCGAAACCGGTTCCGGCCGAACCGGCCACGTCGACCACGGTGTCGGCGAGGTGACCGCCACCCCGATCATGCGATGGCTCCACGACATCAACGGACCAGTCGACCAATTCAACCAAACCATGGTGATCCAAGCCCCCGCCGCAGTCACCCCCCACGACGTTGCCACCATCCTGCAAGCCCTGCTCGACCACCACCCCACCCTGCGGATGCGCGCCGAAGATCACGCAGACGGGTGGTCGCTGACCATCCCCGAACCCGAAACCATCGACGCCGGTGAGCTTCTGAGCACAGCCGAGATCCTCTCCGAGGAGGCGCTGGTCGCGGCGCGGTCCCGGCTCAACCCCGCGACCGGGACCATGGTCAGCGCCCTATGGGCCACCACCACACAGCAACTCGCCCTCATCGTCCACCACCTCGCCATCGACGCAGTGTCCTGGCGCATCCTCCTCGAAGATCTCAACATCGCCTGGGCCCACCACCACAACGGACAACCCATCACCCTGCCCGCCCCCGGCACCAGCTTCCGAACCTGGGCCACCCAGCTCACCGACCACGCCCGCACCCCCGCAGTTCTCGACACCACCCCCACCTGGCACCACATCACCACCACACCCCCCGCACTGCCCCCACCCGACCCCGCGCGTGACACCTACGCCACCGCCGGCCACTTGTCGGTGGCCTTGGACACCGAAACCACCCGCCACCTCCTCACCGACGTCCCCGCCGCCTTCCACGCCGGCGTCGCCGACGTCCTGCTCATCGCTTTCGCGCTCGCCTGCTCCGAATTCCTGGGCACCGCAAGCGCACCCGTAGGCATCGACGTCGAAGGCCACGGCCGCCGGGAGGAGCTGTCCCCCGACCTCGACCTGTCCCGCACCATCGGCTGGTTCACCACCAAACACCCCGCCACCCTGCACACCGGCGGACTGCCATGGCACCACATCCACTCAGGCGATGACGCCCTCGGACCAGCGATCAAACACGCCAAAGAACAACTCCGCACCCAACCTCACCCCCTCACCTACGGACTCCTGCGCCACCTCACCTCCCACTCCCCCCTCACCAATCCCGACCCCACCATCGGCTTCAACTACCTCGGCCGCCTCACCACCACCCCCACCCGCGACCTTTGGCACATCGACCATGAGTCGACATCGGCCGCCGGCACCGTCACCGCCACTCCAATGCCGTTGCCGCACAGCGTCGAACTCACGGCAGGCACCATCGACGGCCTCGACGGACCCCAACTACACACCAACTGGACCTGGGCACCCTCGATCCTCGACGACACCCAGATCGCGCGGCTGAGCCGGCTCTTCCTCGACGCACTCACCGGCATCAGCACCCACGTCCACCACGGCGGCGGCGGCCTCACCCCCACCGACATCACCCCCACCCACCTCACCCAAACCCACATCGACACCCTCGAACAACAACTCGACATCGCCGACATCCTCCCCCTGACCCCCCTCCAACAAGGCCTGCTCTTCCACGCCACCACCGCCGGCGAAACCACCGACCTCTACGCAATGCAACTCGACATCACCCTCACCGGCCCCATGGATCCCGACCGACTCCACAACGCGGTCCAGACCGTGGTGTCCCGTCATCCCAACCTGGTTGCCCGCTTCAGCGACGCGTACGACGAGCCGATCCAGATCATCCCGACCCACCCCGCCGCACCGTGGCAGTTCGTGGATCTGGTGCCGGACTGCGCCGGCGTCGACGCGGCCTGCGCAGCGGCCGACGACCGGCCGCGCGCAGCGCTCACGCTCCCGGTGCCGACGGTGCCCGCCCTGGTCGACGACCAGGTCGAACGACGGTGTGCCGCCGAGCGATCCGCGGTGTGCGACCTCGCCCGAGGTCCGGCTTTCCGGACACTGTTGATCCGCACCGCGATCGACACCCACCGATTCGTACTGACCAATCACCACATCGTCGTCGACGGCTGGTCGCTGCCGATCCTGTTGCGGGAGATCTTCGCCGGTTACTACGGCCAGCGGCTGCCCGCGCCGGGGTCCTTTCGCCGTTTCGTCACCTGGCTGGCCGCTCAAGACACGGCCGCTGCGCGCGCGGCCTGGCGGGATGCGTTGGCGGGCTTCGACACACCCACGCTGGTAGGTCCACCGGGCCGGTTGAGGATCGGTCGGCGCGGCACCGCCACCTTCGACGTTCCGGAGGATGTCACCACGGGGGTCGGCGAGCTGGCACGATACTGCCGCACCACGGTCAACACCGTTCTGCACGGCGCCTGGGCACAGGTGCTGACGTGGTTGACGGGCCAGCATGACGTCGTCTTCGGCACCGCGGTCTCCGGGCGCGCGGCCGACGTGGCGGGCGCGGAATCGATGGTGGGCCTACTGGTCAACACCGTGCCCGTGCGCGCCACGATCACCCCGACGACCACCGTCGCCGATCTACTCGCCCAGCTGCAGACGGCGTACAACCACACGCTCGAGCACCAGCACCTGGCGCTCACCGAGATCACTCACGCCGCCGGTCACGACCGGTTGTTCGACACCGTCTTCGTGTTCGAGAACTACCCGATGGAGAGCGGGGCTCTGCTCGGGAACGGACTCGCGATCACCGACATCCGGGGACACGAATCGACCCACTTCCCGCTGGCGATGATCGCCCAACCGGGACAACGCCTCCGGCTCCGTGTCGAGTTCGACAGCGAGGTGTTCGACACGGCACGGGTGGACAAGCTCCTCAAGCGTTTCACACGGGTGCTGTCCGCGATGACCGCCGACGCGGGTCAACTGTGA